The Desulfovibrio legallii genome contains a region encoding:
- a CDS encoding adenylyl-sulfate kinase, whose translation MTPVIWLLGLSGSGKTTLGSLLRLYLEGRGQATTLLDGDRFRREHGFHGFRPEDRRRNIDALRDAAAREQALGRVCIVAAITPYADMRRKNRELLPRYREVWVRCGLATLLQRDTKGLYSAAAQGRVDRLSGVSDAFDAPREAHAVIDTDRRTLAECYELLRNLTLDALEGQDETRPALPPARPVLRPCIAL comes from the coding sequence ATGACGCCCGTCATCTGGCTGCTGGGGCTTTCCGGCAGCGGCAAAACCACCCTCGGTTCCCTGTTGCGCCTTTATCTGGAGGGCCGGGGCCAGGCCACGACCCTGCTGGACGGCGACCGCTTCCGGCGCGAACACGGCTTCCACGGCTTCCGGCCGGAGGACCGCCGCCGCAACATTGACGCCCTGCGCGACGCCGCCGCCAGGGAGCAGGCCCTGGGCCGGGTCTGCATTGTGGCGGCCATCACGCCCTATGCGGACATGCGCCGCAAAAACCGCGAGCTGCTGCCCCGCTACCGCGAGGTCTGGGTGCGCTGCGGGCTCGCCACCCTGCTGCAGCGCGACACCAAGGGGCTGTACAGCGCCGCCGCCCAGGGGCGAGTAGACCGGCTTTCCGGCGTTTCCGACGCTTTTGACGCCCCGCGCGAGGCCCACGCCGTTATCGATACGGATCGCCGCACCCTGGCGGAGTGTTATGAGCTGCTGCGCAACCTGACCCTGGACGCCCTGGAGGGACAGGACGAAACCCGCCCGGCCCTGCCGCCTGCGCGCCCCGTGCTGCGGCCCTGCATTGCGCTGTAG
- a CDS encoding acetolactate synthase large subunit, whose protein sequence is MKEQTVAQLLVDCLRAEGVHYVFGIPGEENIHLVRAIADSGDIRFILARHEQGAAFMADIYGRLTGQAGVCSATLGPGAINLLQGVADAQTNSSPLLALSAQVGLKRIYKESHQIVDLVGMFRPVTKWADTVLTPQSLPEMVRKAFQTAQEERPGAAYLALPEDVEAAPVPAGARPLPTAANAKAIPSPAAVTEAARLLRAARKPVILAGHGVARTGNAPVLAAFAERYQVPVATTFMGKGVISDRSPQSLGVIGFMRHDYENCAFDQADVILSVGYELQEFAPERINPRGDKTIIHINTFLPDTDAHYATAVNITADAGLALAALSKALGEGALLSAGRGATIRQLVEAELAKGRASDAFPLKPQRLVADIRAVMGDEDIVLADTGAIKMWMARLYPTYAPLTCLVSNGLSTMGFSLPGAIGAHLARPERKVLAVMGDGSFLMNSQEMETAVRENIPLKILIWVDNSYGLIKWKMDMASGSHACVDFGNPDFTAYAASFGAKGYRVESAAALRPTLQQALDEPGVSLVACPVDYSENMALIDTLGELTPALCLMDSL, encoded by the coding sequence ATGAAGGAACAGACCGTGGCCCAACTGCTGGTGGACTGCCTGCGGGCCGAGGGCGTCCACTACGTTTTCGGCATTCCCGGCGAGGAAAACATCCATCTGGTGCGCGCCATAGCCGATTCGGGCGACATCCGCTTCATCCTGGCCCGGCATGAGCAGGGCGCGGCCTTTATGGCCGATATTTACGGCCGCCTTACGGGCCAGGCCGGGGTCTGCTCCGCCACCCTGGGGCCTGGGGCCATTAACCTGCTCCAGGGCGTGGCCGACGCGCAAACCAATTCAAGCCCCCTGCTGGCCCTTTCCGCCCAGGTGGGCCTCAAACGCATCTATAAGGAATCACACCAGATCGTTGACCTGGTGGGCATGTTCCGCCCCGTGACCAAGTGGGCGGACACGGTGCTCACCCCGCAATCCCTGCCGGAAATGGTGCGCAAGGCCTTCCAGACCGCGCAGGAGGAACGCCCCGGCGCGGCCTACCTGGCCCTGCCGGAAGACGTGGAGGCCGCCCCGGTTCCGGCTGGGGCCCGCCCCCTGCCCACGGCGGCAAACGCCAAGGCCATCCCCTCCCCGGCGGCGGTAACCGAGGCCGCGCGCCTTTTGCGCGCCGCGCGCAAACCCGTGATCCTGGCCGGGCACGGTGTGGCCCGCACGGGCAACGCCCCGGTGCTGGCGGCCTTTGCCGAACGCTACCAGGTGCCTGTGGCCACCACCTTTATGGGCAAGGGCGTCATCAGCGACCGCAGCCCCCAATCCCTGGGCGTCATCGGCTTCATGCGGCACGACTATGAAAACTGCGCCTTTGACCAGGCGGACGTGATCCTTTCCGTGGGCTACGAACTCCAGGAATTTGCCCCGGAGCGCATCAACCCCCGCGGCGACAAGACCATCATCCACATCAACACGTTTCTGCCGGATACGGACGCCCACTACGCCACCGCCGTCAACATCACGGCAGACGCGGGCCTGGCCCTGGCGGCGCTCTCCAAGGCGCTGGGCGAAGGCGCGCTGCTCTCGGCCGGGCGCGGGGCCACCATCCGCCAGCTGGTGGAGGCGGAGCTGGCCAAGGGCCGCGCCAGCGACGCCTTCCCCCTCAAGCCCCAGCGCCTGGTGGCCGACATCCGCGCCGTCATGGGCGACGAGGACATCGTGCTGGCCGACACGGGGGCCATAAAGATGTGGATGGCCCGCCTCTACCCCACCTACGCCCCGCTCACCTGCCTGGTTTCCAACGGGCTTTCCACCATGGGCTTCTCCCTGCCGGGGGCCATAGGCGCGCACCTGGCCCGGCCGGAGCGCAAGGTTCTGGCCGTCATGGGCGACGGCAGCTTTCTCATGAATTCGCAGGAAATGGAAACCGCCGTGCGCGAGAACATCCCCCTCAAAATTCTGATCTGGGTGGACAACAGCTACGGCCTTATCAAGTGGAAGATGGACATGGCCTCAGGCTCACACGCCTGCGTGGACTTCGGCAATCCGGATTTCACGGCCTACGCGGCCAGCTTCGGGGCCAAGGGCTACCGCGTGGAAAGCGCGGCGGCGCTGCGCCCCACCCTGCAGCAGGCTCTGGACGAGCCTGGCGTCTCCCTGGTGGCCTGCCCCGTGGACTACAGCGAAAACATGGCCCTGATCGACACCCTGGGCGAGCTGACCCCGGCCCTTTGCCTCATGGATTCGCTCTGA
- a CDS encoding lytic transglycosylase domain-containing protein, whose product MFLLVCCCLVLAGGCASRQGAGDKGNMPSLLVPEDNSPPLSNAELAALKSAGHVDKDIPQAAMPDVARQYKYFLRQGRPTMQVFSKRAEHYLAYARKVFRSRGMPEDLAYLAIVESGYRPDAKSPAGAAGAWQFMPSTGRQYGLTQDWWTDERLDPYQSTEAAADYLQKLYGEFGDWPTAIAAYNAGEGKMGRAMQGTGGKDFFEVRARNHMLDDKARLREETKQYVPRFMAVTKIMRNLPQLGFTPVNPETAPEVRRFTARPGTDLMALAKACRLDWEDFRSYNPHHKRPISDTSRSTFVYLPAMREGEATAFLRSPQCAPYAGWTVARVGSSADSWSKISRRCGVPEARLRALNPGNGSLRAGETVLVPRSADMSARAVAALDARPAPGKKGKAPSAVARAGQGQGKDARHTLRADETLYAVARRYGVSVQDLQEYNGIANPNRIHAGAELRIPGRGGSAPRTVANKNADGGRRVYTVQSNDNLWKIARAHNVSVEDLQRWNKVDPKSLRAGATLVVRQ is encoded by the coding sequence TTGTTTCTGCTTGTCTGCTGCTGCCTTGTGCTGGCCGGGGGCTGCGCCTCGCGCCAGGGCGCGGGGGACAAGGGCAACATGCCCTCGCTCCTGGTGCCCGAGGACAATTCTCCGCCCCTCTCCAACGCGGAGCTGGCCGCGCTCAAATCCGCCGGCCATGTGGACAAGGATATTCCGCAGGCGGCCATGCCCGATGTGGCCCGCCAGTACAAATATTTTCTGCGCCAGGGCCGCCCCACCATGCAGGTCTTTTCCAAGCGGGCGGAGCACTACCTGGCCTATGCCCGCAAGGTTTTCCGCTCTCGCGGCATGCCGGAAGACCTGGCCTATCTGGCCATTGTGGAAAGCGGCTACCGGCCCGACGCCAAATCGCCCGCAGGCGCGGCCGGGGCCTGGCAGTTCATGCCCTCCACGGGGCGGCAGTACGGCCTGACCCAGGACTGGTGGACGGACGAACGCCTGGACCCTTACCAATCCACCGAGGCGGCGGCGGATTATCTGCAGAAACTCTACGGCGAGTTCGGCGACTGGCCCACGGCCATCGCCGCCTACAACGCGGGCGAGGGCAAGATGGGCCGCGCCATGCAGGGCACGGGCGGCAAGGATTTTTTTGAGGTCAGGGCCCGCAACCATATGCTGGACGACAAAGCCCGGCTGCGGGAGGAGACCAAGCAATATGTGCCCCGCTTCATGGCCGTGACCAAAATTATGCGCAATCTGCCCCAGCTGGGCTTTACCCCCGTCAATCCGGAAACCGCGCCGGAAGTGCGGCGCTTTACGGCCCGGCCGGGCACGGACCTCATGGCCCTGGCCAAAGCCTGCCGCCTGGACTGGGAAGACTTCCGCTCTTACAACCCTCACCACAAGCGCCCCATTTCCGATACAAGCCGCAGCACCTTTGTCTATCTCCCCGCCATGCGCGAAGGAGAAGCCACGGCCTTTCTGCGCTCCCCCCAGTGCGCGCCCTACGCGGGCTGGACTGTGGCGCGGGTGGGCAGCAGCGCCGATTCCTGGAGCAAAATCAGCCGCCGCTGCGGCGTGCCGGAAGCGCGCCTGCGCGCGCTGAACCCCGGCAACGGCAGCCTGCGCGCGGGCGAAACCGTGCTGGTGCCCCGCTCAGCGGACATGTCCGCCCGGGCCGTGGCCGCCCTGGACGCCCGCCCCGCGCCCGGCAAAAAAGGAAAAGCCCCCAGCGCCGTGGCCCGCGCAGGGCAGGGCCAGGGCAAGGACGCCCGCCACACCCTGCGGGCGGATGAAACCCTTTACGCCGTGGCCCGGCGCTATGGGGTGAGCGTCCAGGACCTGCAGGAATACAACGGCATAGCCAACCCCAACAGGATCCACGCCGGAGCGGAGCTGCGCATTCCCGGCCGCGGCGGCTCCGCGCCCCGCACTGTGGCCAACAAAAACGCCGACGGCGGACGCCGGGTCTACACCGTGCAGAGCAACGACAACCTGTGGAAAATCGCCCGCGCCCACAACGTGAGCGTGGAAGACCTGCAACGCTGGAACAAGGTGGACCCCAAATCCTTGCGGGCGGGCGCGACCCTGGTGGTGCGCCAGTAA
- a CDS encoding TrmH family RNA methyltransferase yields MSHIDDAAPLLPGLKPVLELLSSDPQHIDCVFCKKGLRGPEALAVQALCRERGVRFTLVDAVALDRLCRPIHGGDRAGGGRTPVAHQGVVARLTAAVFCELPELLAAAAEAPLPLIVALDQVQDPGNVGTLCRTLYALGGAGLLLPRHNSAYLGPAARRAAAGALERLPVARATNLARALDSAEEAGFAVYGAGVGPGSTDAFAAPLRLPAVLVLGNEDKGLRPGVLKRCSTVLRIPLARPFDSLNVAQAGAILLGLTAARRHMAGGAFLPTQN; encoded by the coding sequence ATGTCCCATATTGACGACGCAGCTCCGCTGCTTCCCGGCCTCAAGCCCGTGCTGGAGCTTTTGTCCAGCGATCCGCAACACATCGACTGCGTGTTCTGCAAAAAAGGCCTGCGCGGCCCCGAGGCCCTGGCGGTGCAGGCCCTCTGCCGGGAGCGCGGCGTGCGCTTTACCCTGGTGGACGCGGTCGCCCTGGACCGCCTGTGCCGCCCCATCCACGGCGGCGATCGCGCCGGGGGAGGCCGCACGCCCGTGGCCCATCAGGGGGTGGTGGCCCGGCTGACCGCGGCGGTTTTCTGCGAGCTCCCTGAGCTGCTGGCCGCAGCGGCGGAAGCGCCCCTGCCGCTCATTGTGGCCCTGGACCAGGTGCAGGACCCCGGCAACGTGGGCACGCTTTGCCGCACGCTCTATGCCCTGGGCGGTGCGGGGCTTCTGCTGCCGCGCCACAACAGCGCCTACCTGGGCCCGGCCGCCCGGCGGGCCGCCGCCGGGGCCCTGGAGCGTTTGCCCGTGGCCCGGGCGACCAACCTGGCCCGCGCCCTGGACAGCGCCGAAGAAGCAGGTTTTGCCGTGTACGGCGCAGGGGTGGGGCCAGGCTCCACGGACGCTTTTGCCGCGCCTTTGCGCCTGCCCGCCGTGCTGGTGCTGGGCAATGAGGACAAAGGCCTGCGGCCCGGCGTGCTCAAGCGCTGCAGCACGGTGCTGCGCATTCCGCTGGCCCGGCCCTTTGATTCGCTCAACGTCGCTCAGGCCGGGGCCATTTTGCTGGGGCTGACCGCGGCGCGGCGTCATATGGCCGGTGGCGCTTTTTTGCCGACGCAAAACTGA
- a CDS encoding deoxyguanosinetriphosphate triphosphohydrolase has translation MNAYAAQWERLLAPWRKTGEGRRLDAPDAVRNPFLVDYDRLAFSSSFRRLARKTQVHPLVRNDHIHNRLTHSLEVGCVGRSLAMTAGAALRERGDLPAPYGPEHLGQIVQAACLAHDIGNPPFGHAGEEAIRDWFCDPELQRRYFYALSRAEQADFEAFDGNAQGFRVINALENNKDRGGLRLTFPVIASLVKYPRSAHEALGQGSHKFNFYMAERELFAEVFGVLGLGEGPWRRHPLSYLLEAADDICYRIIDMEDARELRIIGYADLRAVMEPLLAKKGGAAGLELLDSDRRRAGMLRTLAMGEIIPSVALTFAQHYEEIMRGELEGDLLRHAQPQVRTFMDAAKEIFTSKIMNNPEKTALEIGTYTLYRRLLDVFIPACHNSCKRLPMSYRETRALTLMGANAPGADDDLYTAYLRVVDFISGMTDDYAAFVSRQFSGTSGGRNP, from the coding sequence ATGAACGCATATGCTGCACAGTGGGAGCGCCTTCTGGCCCCGTGGCGCAAGACGGGCGAGGGGCGGCGGCTGGACGCGCCGGACGCCGTGCGCAATCCTTTTCTGGTGGATTACGACCGCCTGGCCTTTTCCAGCTCGTTCCGGCGGCTGGCGCGGAAAACGCAGGTCCATCCCCTGGTGCGCAACGACCACATCCACAATCGCCTGACCCACTCGCTGGAAGTGGGCTGCGTGGGCCGCTCCCTGGCCATGACGGCCGGGGCCGCCCTGCGGGAGCGCGGTGATCTGCCCGCCCCCTACGGGCCGGAACACCTGGGGCAGATCGTGCAGGCCGCCTGCCTGGCCCATGACATCGGCAACCCGCCCTTCGGCCACGCCGGGGAGGAAGCCATCCGCGACTGGTTTTGCGATCCTGAGCTCCAGCGCCGGTATTTTTACGCCCTTTCCCGCGCGGAGCAGGCCGATTTTGAGGCTTTTGACGGCAACGCCCAGGGCTTCCGGGTCATCAACGCGCTGGAGAACAATAAGGATCGCGGCGGGCTGCGCCTGACCTTTCCGGTCATCGCCAGCCTGGTCAAATACCCCCGCTCAGCCCATGAGGCCTTGGGCCAGGGCAGCCACAAATTCAATTTTTATATGGCGGAGCGGGAACTTTTTGCCGAGGTGTTCGGGGTTCTGGGCCTGGGGGAGGGCCCCTGGCGGCGGCATCCGCTCTCTTACCTGCTGGAGGCGGCGGACGACATCTGCTACCGCATCATTGACATGGAGGATGCGCGCGAGCTGCGCATCATCGGCTACGCGGATCTGCGCGCGGTTATGGAGCCGCTGCTGGCAAAGAAGGGCGGCGCGGCCGGACTTGAGCTCCTGGATTCGGACCGCCGGCGCGCCGGCATGTTGCGCACCCTGGCCATGGGGGAGATCATCCCCTCTGTGGCGCTGACCTTTGCGCAGCACTATGAGGAAATCATGCGCGGGGAACTGGAGGGCGACCTGCTGCGCCACGCCCAGCCGCAGGTGCGGACCTTTATGGACGCCGCCAAAGAGATATTCACCAGCAAAATCATGAACAACCCAGAGAAAACCGCGCTGGAAATAGGCACTTATACCTTGTACCGGCGGCTTCTGGACGTCTTTATCCCCGCCTGCCACAATTCATGCAAGCGCCTGCCCATGAGCTACCGTGAAACCCGCGCCCTGACCCTCATGGGGGCCAACGCGCCGGGCGCGGACGACGACCTTTACACCGCCTACCTGCGCGTGGTGGACTTTATTTCCGGCATGACCGACGACTACGCGGCCTTTGTTTCCCGTCAGTTTTCCGGCACCTCCGGCGGGCGGAACCCGTAG
- a CDS encoding methyl-accepting chemotaxis protein, with protein MKMGLMQKMLLIILLPAIVGLLLVAGLSYRMSEGTLRQQIRQDILILLSNQKIGLHAVFEGVQEALSLLAENNRVNAFLDAHNAGLPEAELRPLFQRADEALKAFTERNSKVSFCGFMDPTGLTIAHHVKGEKEHSTSVGKNFSQREYYKRGIAGKTTVLGLISATTGKVTTVIAMPLMDGSKVKGVLWTGVDNFSLAEATTNQVRFGERGGMYAYDLKGRIILHRDPKRMGSDESKNPLVQQMLAAEDGRASYTDAEGREKIVYYTRLPEEGWTLCLEFDRAELYAPITTMLRNNVFLALACALAVGVIIVLAARAIVRLLGGLSGLAEAVAGGRLEPDAHERALLAAAARRKDEFTVLGEGMEHMVGNIKKLLDEGEQKNQAAQQATEEAQAATARAEAAASQAESAKREGMLAAAAQLEEVVKAIGAASDQLSAQIEQSNHSADASARRLDEAATAMNEMNATVQEVARNASAASAVSTETRSNAESGARIVQQALQSIGQVQSVSQALKEDMNQLNGHAQAITRIMNVISDIADQTNLLALNAAIEAARAGDAGRGFAVVADEVRKLAEKTMASTNDVGSAITAIQSSTAQSVAAMDKALHEVETAADFAGQSGKALEEIVGNVEATADQVGAIATASEQQSAASEEINQSIVHVNELSGQTAQAMRAATTAVADLAAQAQRLSALIAELQQS; from the coding sequence ATGAAGATGGGATTAATGCAAAAGATGCTGCTCATTATCCTTCTGCCGGCCATTGTCGGCCTGTTGCTGGTGGCCGGCCTGAGCTACCGCATGTCCGAAGGAACGCTGCGCCAGCAGATCCGGCAGGATATTCTTATCTTGCTGAGCAACCAGAAGATCGGCCTGCACGCCGTCTTTGAAGGCGTGCAGGAAGCCCTGAGCCTGCTGGCGGAAAACAACCGCGTCAACGCCTTTCTGGACGCCCACAATGCGGGCCTGCCGGAGGCGGAGCTGCGGCCCCTGTTCCAGCGGGCGGACGAGGCCCTCAAAGCCTTTACGGAACGCAATTCCAAGGTATCCTTCTGCGGCTTCATGGATCCCACGGGCCTGACCATCGCCCACCATGTGAAAGGCGAAAAAGAGCACAGCACCTCCGTGGGCAAAAATTTTTCGCAACGGGAATACTACAAGCGCGGCATAGCCGGAAAGACCACAGTCCTGGGCCTGATCAGCGCCACCACGGGCAAGGTGACCACGGTCATCGCCATGCCCCTTATGGATGGCTCAAAAGTCAAGGGCGTGCTCTGGACCGGGGTGGACAACTTCAGTCTGGCCGAGGCCACCACCAACCAGGTCCGCTTCGGAGAGCGGGGCGGCATGTACGCCTATGACCTCAAGGGGCGGATCATCCTGCACCGCGACCCCAAACGCATGGGCAGCGATGAAAGCAAGAACCCTTTAGTGCAGCAAATGCTCGCCGCGGAGGACGGCCGGGCAAGTTACACCGATGCCGAAGGCAGAGAAAAAATCGTCTACTACACGCGCCTGCCGGAAGAAGGCTGGACGCTTTGCCTGGAATTTGACAGGGCGGAGCTGTACGCCCCCATCACAACCATGCTGCGCAACAACGTCTTTCTGGCGCTGGCCTGCGCGCTGGCGGTGGGCGTGATCATCGTTCTGGCCGCGCGCGCCATTGTGCGCCTCCTGGGCGGGCTTTCCGGCCTGGCGGAGGCTGTGGCCGGCGGCCGCCTGGAGCCCGACGCCCACGAGCGCGCCTTGCTGGCAGCGGCCGCCCGCCGCAAGGACGAATTCACCGTGCTGGGCGAAGGCATGGAGCATATGGTGGGCAACATCAAAAAGCTGCTGGATGAAGGAGAACAAAAAAACCAGGCCGCGCAACAGGCCACGGAAGAGGCCCAGGCGGCCACAGCCAGGGCCGAAGCGGCGGCCAGCCAGGCGGAAAGCGCCAAACGCGAAGGCATGCTGGCCGCGGCCGCCCAGCTGGAAGAGGTGGTCAAGGCCATTGGCGCGGCTTCCGACCAACTTTCCGCCCAGATTGAGCAATCCAACCACAGCGCCGACGCATCCGCCCGACGCCTGGACGAAGCCGCCACAGCCATGAATGAAATGAACGCCACCGTGCAGGAGGTGGCCCGCAACGCCTCCGCGGCCTCGGCCGTCTCCACTGAAACCCGCTCCAACGCTGAAAGCGGGGCGCGCATCGTGCAGCAGGCCCTGCAGAGCATCGGCCAGGTGCAGAGCGTTTCCCAGGCGCTCAAGGAGGATATGAACCAGCTCAACGGGCACGCCCAGGCCATCACCAGGATCATGAACGTCATCTCCGACATTGCGGACCAGACCAACCTGCTGGCCCTGAACGCCGCCATTGAAGCCGCCCGCGCGGGCGACGCGGGCCGCGGCTTTGCCGTGGTGGCCGACGAGGTGCGCAAACTGGCCGAAAAGACCATGGCCTCCACCAACGATGTGGGCAGCGCCATCACGGCCATCCAGTCCAGCACCGCACAGAGCGTGGCAGCCATGGACAAGGCCCTGCACGAGGTGGAAACCGCCGCCGACTTCGCCGGGCAGTCCGGCAAGGCCCTGGAGGAAATCGTGGGCAACGTGGAGGCCACGGCGGATCAGGTGGGGGCCATAGCCACGGCCAGCGAGCAGCAGTCCGCCGCCAGCGAGGAGATCAACCAATCCATTGTCCACGTCAACGAGCTCTCCGGGCAGACGGCCCAGGCCATGCGCGCCGCCACGACGGCAGTGGCGGACCTGGCCGCGCAGGCCCAGCGCCTGAGCGCCCTTATCGCCGAGCTGCAGCAAAGCTGA